The Pogoniulus pusillus isolate bPogPus1 chromosome 6, bPogPus1.pri, whole genome shotgun sequence genomic interval AGACGTCTGGTGCCCAGCCAGGGTGCCCAAGGGGCagtgtgccagagcagggctggcagggagtgggcaggaggctctgcaaccctccctctgggcagcctgtgccaggtgcCAGCAGCCTCACCCCACACAAGCTGCTTCTGAATGCCACTCgctgccccttggcaccactcagcagatgccagcctcagcctcttgccccccctgccctcagctgtgcccctcccagggcagagcagagggcagcagaacctccctgcccctgctgctgcctaacCTCTGCCCACCTCCTTGCCCCCCCCACCAGTGCcccttgctggctcctgggcacctccttgtgccccccagcaccctccccagctccttcctctggCAGCTGCCCCCAAGCAGGTGCccacctcagctgtgctgctgcaagagGCTGAGCCCACCCCAGGGGGCAGGACCCTGCCCATGCCCTGCTTGGCCTTCAGGAGCttccttcctccccagctctcagcctgcccaggtgcccactgctgccagcttggtgccaccacCAAACTGCCTGAGGgtccactctgccctgcccagcatgCCCAGAAGGTGCCAGCTGGCCACAGACGTTGTGGCATAagagggagttggggggggtcctctgcccacccaaaccatccccttGGGGCACCTCGgggggtgccaggctgcccctggagtaggctgcccaaagcctgcCAGGCCCCAACGCAGTGCCAACAGCTCCCCCAGAGGGCACTGTGGGCATGGTCCTGTGCCCTACCTGCACCAACTCCTCCGTCCACACCTTCCTGTCCAGCTTCAGGCTCCTCACCTTGCTGATGCCAGGGCCCAGCCCCCGGTGCTCCCCTGCCAACCACAGAGGGCATCAGGAACCcggctggggctggaggtggcAAAGGTGCCCACCACTTCTACACATCACAGCCCAGCCCGTGGCTAGCAGGTGCCCAGCACCTTGTGCCCACTCTTGAAGGTGCCCAGCCCCTTGTGCCCACTCCTGCAGGTGCCAGCATCTCACAGGTGCCCACACTGAGGTTGGTGCAGCAAACCAGGGCAAGGAGGTGCCCAGGCGCTTGTGCACAGCCCTGAAGGTGCCTACCCTTGAAGGTGCCCACACTGAGATGAGTAGAACAACTCAGGCCAACAGGTGCCCAGCCCCTTGTGCCCCCCCGAAGGTGCCCAGCCCCTTGTGCCCCCCCCGAAGGTGCCCAGCCCCTTGTGCCCCCCCGAAGGTGCCCAGCCCCTGGTGCCCCCCCCGGCACCTGCACATCTGCTGCAGATGACCACGCAGAGGTTGATGGATGCCCAGGCGGGGCTGGGGGCACCGCAGTCGGCACAGCTGCGGTTGGCATCCACCTGCCAGATCCTCTGTGCCACCTCGGAGGAGGAGAGAGCCTCGGAGATGGCTTCCTGCAGAGCCTCCACCCACTGCTCCCGCTCCGGCTCCGACTCCgccaggaagctgcagcaggagagggagagggagagggaggaggaggaggagaaggaggaggaggaggagatggagatggggatgagaaggaggaggaggagatggaggtgaagaaggagaaagagatggagatggggaggaggaggaggagaaggaggaggaggaggaggaggaggaggaggaggaggaggaggaggaggaggaggaggaggaggaggaggaggaggagaaggaggaggaggaggaggagatggaaatGGAGATGGggatgagaaggaggaggaggagatggaggtgaagaaggagaaagagatggagatgaggaggaggaggagaaggaggaggaggaggaggaggtgatgaggaggaggaggaggtgatgaaggaagaggagaatgaGATGGAGATGGGggtgagaaggaggaggaggaggagagggcgaggggcaggagaagaagaaaggaggaaggagggagaaggaggaggagagggaggagagggagacagaggtggagatggagatagggaggaagaggaggaggagacagaggtgaagaaggaggagaaggagaaagaggtggaggagatgaagatggagaagagaaggaagaggaggaggaggaggaggaggaggaggaggaggaggaggaggaggaggaggagaaaggaggaagggggaaaagggagaaggaggtggaggaggtggaggtggcCAATATGGGCATGGGAATGGCCAGCGTGGGTATGGGAGTAGCCAACATGGGCATGGGGGCAGCCAACATGGGCATGGGGTGGCTGATATGGTCCTGGCAGCAGCGCTGGCAGCCCCTGCCAAGGGAGCTGTGCCCACCTGAAGGTCCTGTGGGGCGTGGCGAGGTCGAAGCCTTGGCGCTCCACCTCCTTGACGCTGCCAACCTTCATCTCGATGTAGGTGATGCCAATGCCCACCTGGTGGTcctgcagggtgggcagagctgaggggaggaccagggcaaggggcacagatggtgccctctctgcaggagctgctgctggcactgccactgcacTGGTACTGGAGGCACTGGAACCACCAGTGCCAATGGGACCATACTGGGAGCACACTGGCACCATACTGGGAGAACTGGCACCATACTGGTGCCATACTGGTgccacactgggagcactggcaCCATACTGGCACCATATTTGGACCATACTGGGCTGGTCCTGTAGGGCCCCCAAAGCCTGTAGCTAGTGCAGGAGAGGGCACCTTGGGTGGCACCACCCTGTGAGGTGCCCATCAGAGGGGTGCCAGGCCTGGGCTGTTGCCCCACCTCACTGTGCCCTACCTTCAGCTGGAGGTGCCAGGCGGTTCCCCCTCTCTGACTGGCACCAAGGCCCTCCATGCCCATCCCAGGTGCCCACCTTGGTGCCCACCCCATGCCCACCTACCTCTGCATTCTTGTAGAGGAAGACTTTGTCCCCTGCCACCACCACGAAGACTTTGTGCTTGAAGCCCCTCAGCTCCAGGATGCCACTCTTGCCAACCTCCTGGCTGGCATCGGTGCCCATCGgtgccctctgcagggctttgcctttcctctcctccactgcctgctgcagggccctGACCCACTCGTTACGGTCAGCTGTGGGTGGCAAAGAGGGCACAGGTTGGGTGAGGAGCAACCCAGAGGGAGAGGTGCCAAGgtgggcagggggagagggggtgccaggggaggtgccaggggaggtgccaGCCCTCACCATCGCTCTCTGCCCGGAAGATGAAGCTGCGGTTGGTGGTGACGACCTCAAACTTCTGCTCCCCGACGGTGCCAACGTGCAGGATGCAGGAGACTGGCACCAGGCGCTTGGAGtaggcatcctggggggcacaaggaggaggggaaggggtcGGCATCGGCGCCCTCAGCAGGTGGCATGGGCACCAACTCGGCTGGCACAAGCAGACAGTGCACACTGCACCCAGCCCCGCAGGCAGTGGGGTCAGCTTGTGCCAAGGTGGGCACAGGGAcgagttctgctgtgcccttGTGCCAAGGTGGGCACAGGGacgagctctgctgtgcccttgtGCCAAGGTGGGCAGAGGGacgagctctgctgtgcccttgtGCCAAGGTGGGCAGAGGGAcgagttctgctgtgcccttGTGCCAAGGTGGGCACAGGGacgagctctgctgtgcccttgtgccaaggtgggcacagggacgagttctgctgtgcccttGTGCCAAGGTGGGCAGAGGGacgagctctgctgtgcccttgtgccaaggtgggcacagggacgagctctgctgtgcccttgtgccaaggtgggcacagggacgagttctgctgtgcccttGCCCCATCATGCCCACAGAGATGAAGTTCACTCCTGGAGCAGCTTCTCCGCTCCCCTCCCGCCTTGCCCACCCTGCCCCCTCCATGCCCACCTTGCCCACCCCATGCCACCCCTGCCCCCACTCACCTTCTGGCTCTCGAAGTACCTGAGgtgctctggctccagcctcacccagcGCCTCTGGTAGATGTAGGACCTGGGGGGCACGACCAAGTGGGCACCCTCTGGAGGGCAGGACCTggcccagctgtgccctgccgcctggcacaggcagctgaggtgccccctgccacgggcacaggctgccccccacctctccccctccagccagcagctggagcagcttctCCCtcgccccctcctcctcctcctctgtgcctCCCTCGACCTTGGGCAGTGCCCTTCAGCCTGGGgcaccctcccagcctggctcttcaCGCCCCAGTTGGCACAGGGCCCGCCAGGGGGGCCAGCTTGGCATCGACCCCCCTCTGGGGGCATCgcagggcactgcaggctgctggcgtcggcaatgaggtcacccaacccccaccccacgACTGCTCCCACGGGGCAGTGCCAACCCAatgccagggctggcagcagaggccagaggagTGCCCACCAGCCACGGGCCCCTGGGTGCCACTAGTGccccctgggtgctgcaggggaCCCCTGGGTGCCACTAGTGccccctgggtgctgcaggggaCCCCTGGGTGCCACTAGTGccccctgggtgctgcaggggacccaagggtgctgcagggctgccaagCAGGCATCAAAGGTGGGAATAAaggaggacgaggaggagggagaggagaacaggaggaggagggagaggagaacaggaggaggaggaagaggagaacaggaggaggaggaagaggagaacaggaggaggaggaggagaagaaggaggaggaggaggaggaggaggaggaggaggaggaggaggaggaggaggaggaggaggaggaggaggaggaggaggaggaggaggaggaggaggaggaggaggaggaagaggaggaggaggagaagaaggaggagaaggaggaggaggaggaggagaaggaggaggaggaggaggaggaggaggaggaggaggaggaggaggaggaggaggaggaggaggaggaggaggaggaggaggaggaggagaaggaggagaaggagagggaggaggaggaagaggagaaggaaaaggaaaagaaggaggagaaggagaaggaggaggaggaagagaaggaggaaaaggaggaagaggaggagaagaagaaggagaaggagaaggaggaggaggaagagaaggaggaaaaggaggaagaggaggagaagaagaaggatgaagaggaggaggaggagaagaagagaaggaggaaaaggaggaagaggaggagaagaagaaggagaaggagaaggaggaggagaaggagaaggaggaggaggagaaagagaaggaggagaaggaagaggaggaggaggaggaggaagagaaggaggagaaggaggaagaggaggagaaggagaagcagaaggagaagaaggaggagtaggagaaagaggaggaggaggaagaggaggagaaggaggaggaagaggaggaggaggtccctgtgccctccccagccctggccactcacCCCTGCGGTGGGCTCTTGTCCAGCCACCCTGCCTTGATGGTGCCCGCCGGGGAGCTGCTGCCGTGCCCGGGCAGGCTGTGCCCGCTGCTGGCCATGGGGGGgtgagggcagggctgagcctgcccCCGGCTGCTGCCAGCgctgaggggcaggggcagaggaggggcagggagaggagggttAAAAGCTGGCGGCTGCCTGGGAGGGGCCAACCCCGTGCCCACCCCCCATGATGCCCTGGGTAGAGGAgggggtgccaggctggcatcCAGCTCCCGGTAAGGTAGGATCCTGGATGCCAGCCTGGGCAAGCTGAGGAGGAGCAAGCCCAAACCCCCCTCACCTCcccccagagctggcagcccaaGGGCAGAGATGTGCCCACAGCTGCGCCTcaagctgggcactgcccacgtgtggcacaggcagagggCATCTCAGCACCTGCCCTCAGCTGGAGGTGTGGCAGGGGGGCACCAGGGGGCTGGCATCTGCCCCCCGGGCACTGCAagctcagggaggctgcaggttgGAGGCTGGCAAGTGCCAGGTGGGGAAAGggcactgggggggggagggaggggttgGTGGCAGTAGCTGgaggagccagggggtgcccaggtgggcaaggagggcagcagcagcctggcatggagcagcagtagtgtgggcagcaggagcagggcagggatggtgcccctgggctgggcactggggagggcacagctggcaggctgggggcagggctgggcacagcagtggcaggaagagctgcaggggctggggcagggcacagaagagggcacagagctgggcaagggtgtggaggagcaggaggaggctgtggagtggtTGGGTAAGAGGAGatgggctcaggctgtgccagggcaggtggaggctgtgcctgagcagcactttgtgcccctggaggcttgcccaggcctgtgccaggctgcccagggcagtggtgcagtggccatggctggaggggctggcaaggggcagagctgtggtgctgaggccatgggtggtggtgct includes:
- the LOC135176428 gene encoding uncharacterized protein LOC135176428 codes for the protein WPGLGRAQGPPPPLPPPSPPLPPPPLSPTPPSSPSASPSPPLPPSPPSLPPPPPPLPSPPSLSPPPPSPSPPPSPSPSSPLPPFPPSLPPPPSPSPPSFPFPSPLPPPPSPSPPSPPPPPPPPPPPPPPPPPPPPPPPPPPPPPSPPPPPPSPPSSPPPPLPPPPPPPPPPPPPPPPPPPPPPPPPPPPPPPPPPP